The Sorangiineae bacterium MSr11367 genome window below encodes:
- the purE gene encoding 5-(carboxyamino)imidazole ribonucleotide mutase yields MTHPLVGIIMGSDSDWETMKHAADLLAAHAIPYEVAVISAHRTPDRMVEYAKNAAGRGLKIIIAGAGGAAHLPGMVSALTPLPVLGVPVQSKALSGLDSLLSIVQMPPGIPTATFAIGHGGATNAAAFAMRILALEDARVRDGLERYRQENEARALDGHAKIQKP; encoded by the coding sequence ATGACTCACCCGCTCGTCGGCATCATCATGGGGAGCGACTCCGATTGGGAGACGATGAAGCACGCGGCCGATTTGCTGGCTGCGCACGCCATCCCCTACGAGGTCGCGGTCATCAGCGCACATCGCACACCCGATCGGATGGTGGAGTACGCCAAAAATGCCGCCGGGCGCGGGCTCAAGATCATCATTGCGGGGGCTGGCGGTGCCGCGCATCTTCCGGGCATGGTCTCGGCGCTCACCCCGCTTCCCGTCCTCGGGGTGCCGGTGCAGTCGAAGGCGCTCAGCGGGTTGGACAGTCTTCTCTCCATCGTGCAGATGCCGCCGGGCATTCCCACGGCGACGTTTGCCATTGGACACGGCGGCGCGACCAATGCCGCGGCCTTCGCCATGCGGATCCTCGCCCTCGAAGATGCGCGCGTTCGTGATGGGCTCGAACGCTACCGCCAGGAAAATGAAGCACGCGCCTTGGACGGCCACGCGAAAATTCAGAAGCCATGA
- a CDS encoding M50 family metallopeptidase, with amino-acid sequence MLSFALGSIPIRIHISFWFTAALLGMSRDPIDLIVWILAVLVSVLLHELGHALTGKIFGLAPQIELYAFGGATSWQNGNQLSSWKRVLISLAGPLTGIALGAITFVAVAQSGISPWHLDEWILEAHARNSIKAMAVLSFARSMLWINLLWSLFNLLPILPLDGGNVMAHTFAALSKGGGRRAAHIISAVVAAAIGTGLFVKFGTLYILVILYMGLFSFQNIRALQPANDEAPPPPTRQRW; translated from the coding sequence ATGCTGTCGTTCGCGCTCGGTTCCATCCCCATCCGGATCCATATCTCGTTCTGGTTTACCGCGGCGCTCCTCGGCATGTCGCGCGATCCCATTGACCTCATCGTCTGGATCCTCGCGGTCCTCGTGTCGGTCCTCCTGCACGAACTCGGACACGCGCTGACCGGCAAAATCTTCGGCCTGGCTCCGCAGATCGAGCTGTACGCCTTCGGCGGGGCCACCTCGTGGCAAAACGGAAACCAGCTCTCGTCGTGGAAGCGGGTGCTCATCAGCCTCGCGGGGCCGCTCACCGGCATCGCGCTCGGTGCGATCACCTTCGTCGCCGTCGCGCAATCGGGCATCTCGCCCTGGCATCTGGACGAATGGATCCTGGAAGCGCACGCGCGCAACTCCATCAAAGCCATGGCGGTGCTCTCCTTCGCGCGATCCATGCTCTGGATCAACCTTCTCTGGAGCCTGTTCAATCTCCTGCCCATCCTGCCCCTCGACGGCGGCAATGTGATGGCCCACACCTTCGCCGCACTCTCCAAAGGCGGGGGGCGGCGCGCGGCACACATCATCTCCGCCGTGGTCGCGGCCGCGATTGGTACCGGGTTGTTCGTGAAGTTTGGAACCCTGTACATCCTCGTCATCCTCTACATGGGGCTCTTCTCCTTCCAGAACATCCGGGCGCTGCAGCCCGCCAACGACGAAGCCCCGCCCCCGCCGACTAGGCAACGGTGGTGA
- a CDS encoding ADP-ribosylglycohydrolase family protein: MGRIQRELPADHAARLRRAEASLDGLSVGDAFGERFVGDVDVVRARIASRTLPRPTWDTTDETELAFAIIQVLDRYGRIDQDALADRFADRYQADPARGYGATVHGVLRAIGEGMPWRRVVREPFEGLGSMGNGAASRAGVVGAYFADDLEKVVAEARASAEVTHAHAEGQAGAIAVAVAAATAWRMRRAPQRAQLFETVLRHTPESDTARRIAQASQLAPTASVDFAARKLGNGSQTLSVDTVPLALFCAARHLDDYVEAMWSTVSALGDRDTLCAIVGSIVALCAPPIPANWLLCREPIGDRVPDSYHLTLVTGRSTPPAED; encoded by the coding sequence ATGGGGCGAATTCAGCGCGAGCTACCGGCCGATCACGCCGCGCGCCTGCGCAGGGCGGAGGCGTCGCTCGACGGCCTTTCGGTCGGTGATGCCTTCGGCGAGCGCTTCGTCGGCGACGTCGACGTGGTGCGTGCGCGCATTGCCTCGCGCACGTTGCCGCGCCCCACGTGGGATACGACCGACGAGACGGAGTTGGCCTTCGCCATCATCCAGGTGCTGGATCGCTACGGCCGCATCGACCAAGACGCGCTGGCCGATCGCTTTGCCGATCGCTACCAGGCCGATCCCGCGCGCGGGTACGGCGCCACGGTGCACGGCGTCTTGCGGGCCATCGGCGAAGGGATGCCTTGGCGCAGGGTCGTGCGCGAGCCGTTCGAGGGCTTGGGCTCCATGGGCAACGGCGCGGCGTCCCGCGCGGGTGTCGTCGGTGCCTACTTCGCGGACGACTTGGAAAAGGTGGTCGCCGAGGCACGCGCCTCCGCGGAGGTGACGCACGCGCACGCGGAGGGGCAAGCCGGTGCCATCGCCGTCGCCGTGGCCGCGGCCACCGCATGGCGCATGCGCCGAGCCCCTCAGCGCGCGCAGCTATTCGAGACGGTTCTCCGCCACACACCGGAGAGCGATACCGCGCGCCGCATTGCGCAAGCCTCCCAACTCGCGCCCACCGCGTCGGTCGATTTCGCGGCGCGCAAGCTGGGCAACGGCTCGCAGACGCTGTCCGTCGACACCGTGCCCCTCGCGCTTTTCTGCGCCGCGCGGCACCTCGACGACTACGTCGAGGCCATGTGGTCCACCGTCTCCGCGCTCGGAGATCGCGACACCTTGTGCGCCATCGTGGGCTCCATCGTCGCCCTCTGCGCGCCGCCCATCCCTGCGAACTGGCTCCTCTGCCGCGAACCCATCGGTGACCGCGTCCCCGACAGCTACCACCTCACGCTGGTCACCGGCCGCAGCACGCCCCCCGCCGAAGACTAG
- a CDS encoding FAD-dependent oxidoreductase, producing MELTRRQILEALLSVPVAASACRKSRAPIAGSIRGPSMDIGHKLRAAAAATPAGEKSRVSVAIVGAGPSGLSAAWRLERLGMTDFVVFDLEGRPGGTSQYGDDAIVPYPWGAHYVPMPSAENRAMVEVLREVGAIVGTDAHGAPVAAEEQLVRAPEERVFYLDRWYEGLYLRAGANETDLEQLRRFQAEIDHFVDLRDGSGRRAFTLPLARSSDDADLTSLDRVSMSDWLASRGFTSPRLRWWVDYACRDDYGLLAEGTSAWAGIFYFASRAQGKGESAAPLLSWPNGNGRLVEHLAGVTGTRLRVGHLVMDLAPHETGVDLTVFDTTANELRAWTADHVVFAAPKFTAAHVIRPWREHPPEHLRELDYGAWMVANVHLKGRPPSRGFPMAWDNVLYDSPSLGYVVATHQGLRDYGPTVWTYYYPFTGSSPREGRERLLALDHAACCDVIVTDLSRAHRDLTKYIERIDVFRWGHAMARPRVGHLWSGARTRRAEPLARIHFAHSDLSGIGLFEEAQYWGVHAAEAILRERGRTIASLYG from the coding sequence ATGGAACTGACCCGGCGGCAAATTCTCGAGGCGCTGCTCTCGGTGCCGGTGGCCGCTTCCGCGTGCCGGAAATCACGCGCGCCCATCGCGGGCAGCATCCGTGGCCCCTCGATGGACATCGGGCACAAGCTTCGTGCGGCGGCGGCGGCGACGCCCGCCGGCGAAAAGTCGCGTGTCTCGGTGGCCATCGTTGGCGCAGGCCCGAGCGGGCTCTCGGCGGCGTGGCGGCTCGAGCGGCTCGGCATGACCGACTTCGTCGTGTTCGATCTGGAGGGACGCCCCGGCGGCACCTCGCAATATGGAGACGATGCCATCGTGCCCTACCCCTGGGGCGCGCACTACGTTCCCATGCCCTCCGCGGAAAACCGCGCGATGGTCGAGGTGCTGCGCGAGGTCGGCGCCATCGTGGGCACGGATGCGCACGGCGCGCCGGTGGCCGCCGAAGAGCAACTGGTGCGCGCGCCCGAGGAGCGCGTCTTCTATTTGGACCGCTGGTACGAAGGCCTCTACCTCCGCGCGGGTGCGAACGAGACGGATCTGGAGCAATTGCGCCGTTTTCAGGCAGAAATCGACCATTTCGTCGACCTGCGTGACGGCTCGGGACGAAGGGCCTTCACCCTACCCTTGGCGCGCAGCAGCGACGACGCGGATTTGACGTCGCTCGATCGCGTCTCCATGAGCGATTGGCTTGCCTCGCGCGGCTTCACCAGCCCGCGCCTGCGCTGGTGGGTCGACTACGCATGCCGCGACGACTACGGCTTGCTCGCCGAGGGCACGAGCGCGTGGGCCGGCATTTTCTACTTCGCCTCGCGCGCGCAAGGGAAAGGCGAATCCGCGGCGCCCTTGCTGTCGTGGCCCAACGGCAACGGGCGGCTGGTCGAGCACCTGGCGGGTGTCACCGGAACGCGCCTTCGCGTGGGGCACCTGGTGATGGACCTCGCACCGCACGAGACGGGCGTGGACCTCACGGTGTTCGACACGACGGCGAACGAGCTGCGCGCCTGGACCGCGGATCACGTGGTTTTCGCCGCGCCGAAGTTCACCGCCGCGCACGTGATCCGCCCCTGGCGCGAGCACCCGCCAGAGCATTTGCGCGAGCTGGACTACGGCGCGTGGATGGTCGCCAACGTGCATCTCAAAGGCCGCCCACCGTCGCGCGGATTCCCCATGGCCTGGGACAACGTGCTCTACGACTCACCGTCGCTGGGCTACGTCGTCGCCACGCACCAGGGATTGCGCGACTACGGGCCCACGGTGTGGACGTACTACTACCCCTTCACGGGATCGTCGCCGCGCGAAGGACGCGAACGCCTGCTCGCGCTCGACCACGCCGCCTGCTGCGACGTCATCGTGACCGACCTATCCCGCGCGCACCGCGATCTCACGAAATACATCGAGCGCATCGACGTCTTTCGCTGGGGTCACGCGATGGCCCGGCCGCGCGTCGGGCATCTCTGGTCGGGCGCGCGCACCCGCCGCGCCGAACCCTTGGCCCGCATCCATTTTGCGCATTCGGATCTATCGGGCATTGGCCTCTTCGAGGAGGCACAATACTGGGGAGTTCACGCGGCCGAGGCGATCCTCCGCGAGCGAGGGCGCACCATCGCGAGCCTGTACGGATAG